The Zonotrichia albicollis isolate bZonAlb1 chromosome 9, bZonAlb1.hap1, whole genome shotgun sequence genome has a window encoding:
- the LOC102067424 gene encoding cytochrome P450 2J6, translated as MMISVILISLVLFLLSAQFLNMQWKSRGFPPGPTPFPIIGSIWWINFRADHRGLKKLAKTYGNICTLWLGHRPMMVLYGFQAVKNGLTDNSEDVSGRLQTYVFNKLADGKGILVSNGLIWKQQRHFGFGTLRKLGMGNKGMERGIQTEARYLVEFFRDKEGEAVDPSFPIVHAVSNVICAVVFGHRFSLEDKTFHQLIEAFDCIVAFGNSRFYYICEMFPWFAEHLPGPLQKARFSRDFVCSFVRQEIKSHREKGRIDEPEDFIDFYLKQLEKTKNVPNSTFDEDNMVQSVFDLFLGGSETTATTLRWALLYMLVYPDIQDKVQKELDAVLSPSHLICYEDRKKLPYTNAVVHEILRFSSIVLITIPREAVKDTTVLGYHVPKGTLIMANVDSALFDPDYWETPHQFNPGHFLDKGGNFVTREAFLAFSAGHRACPGETMAKMELFIMFCSLLQKFKFTVPEGVKEINTDFIFGSTMKPHPYKLCAVLR; from the exons ATGATGATAAGTGTAATTCTCATatctctggttttgtttcttctgagTGCACAGTTCCTGAATATGCAATGGAAGAGTCGTGGATTTCCTCCTGGACCAACCCCATTTCCCATCATTGGAAGCATCTGGTGGATAAACTTTAGAGCTGATCACCGGGGCCTGAAAAAG CTGGCAAAAACCTATGGCAACATCTGCACCCTGTGGTTGGGTCACAGACCTATGATGGTGCTCTATGGGTTCCAAGCTGTGAAGAATGGTCTCACCGACAACTCGGAGGATGTTTCAGGGCGACTGCAGACCTACGTTTTCAACAAACTGGCAGATGGAAAGG GTATCTTGGTCTCAAATGGTCTCATCTGGAAACAACAGAGACATTTTGGATTTGGAACTCTCcgaaaactgggaatggggaataaAGGAATGGAGCGTGGGATCCAAACCGAGGCCCGTTACCTGGTGGAGTTCTTCAGAGACAAGGAGG GAGAAGCTGtggacccttccttccccattGTCCATGCTGTCTCCAATGTGATTTGTGCTGTGGTTTTTGGACATCGTTTCTCTCTGGAGGATAAAACCTTCCACCAGCTGATTGAAGCCTTCGATTGTATAGTGGCTTTTGGGAACAGCCGCTTTTATTAT ATATGTGAAATGTTCCCGTGGTTTGCAGAGCACCTCCCAGGACCTCTACAGAAAGCAAGATTTTCCCGGGATTTTGTTTGTTCCTTTGTGAGGCAGGAAATCAAAAGCCacagggaaaaaggcagaatAGATGAACCAGAAGATTTCATTGACTTTTACCTGAAGCAGTTAGAGAAA ACTAAAAATGTCCCCAATTCTACGTTTGATGAAGACAACATGGTGCAGTCTGTTTTTGACCTTTTCCTGGGTGGCTCAGAGACCACAGCCACCACTCTGCGCTGGGCTCTGCTCTATATGTTGGTTTACCCTGACATCCAAG acAAAGTCCAGAAAGAGCTGGATGCTGTTCTGAGTCCCTCCCATCTCATCTGCTACGAGgatcggaagaagctgccgtaCACAAATGCTGTGGTTCATGAGATCCTCCGCTTCAGCAGCATTGTTTTAATCacaattcccagagaagctgtgaaggATACCACTGTTCTGGGGTATCATGTTCCAAAG GGCACTCTAATCATGGCAAATGTAGACTCAGCTCTTTTTGACCCTGACTACTGGGAGACACCTCACCAGTTCAACCCTGGCCATTTCTTGGACAAGGGTGGAAATTTTGTGACCCGAGAGGCCTTCTTGGCCTTCTCAGCAG GTCACCGTGCTTGTCCGGGAGAGACAATGGCCAAGATGGAGCTTTTCATCATGTTCTGCAGCCTGTTGCAGAAATTCAAGTTCACTGTACCAGAAGGAGTTAAGGAAATCAACACAGACTTTATCTTTGGGAGCACCATGAAACCTCATCCCTACAAGCTCTGTGCAGTTCTGCGCTAG
- the LOC102067249 gene encoding cytochrome P450 2J5, producing the protein MLGITEIFIALVVCLLILQFLRLQWMRTQLPPGPVPLPIIGNLWLLDFKLRRETLSKLTNIYGNIYTLWMGQTPLVVLNGYKAVKDGIVTHSEEVSGRPLTPFYRDMMGEKGIFLTNGHTWKQQRRFGMTIIRSLALGKNNLEHQIQREACHLVDIFTNTEGKPFDPHTSIVHAIANIICAVVFGHCFSSEDESFSKLIKAIYSVIYFQGTIWGRLYDAFPWLMHHLPGPHQEVFAYNDFMHRLVMEEVQAHERQNTDDPQDLIDFYLAQITKTKDDPTSTFNKENMVQTVVDLLLGGTETTSTTLLWALLYMVQYPDIQEKVQREIEAVLEPSHIISYEDRKQLPYTNAVIHEALRYSNVTSVGVPRQCLRSTTLLGFHIKKGTLVLPNLHSVVYDTEHWATPWKFNPDHFLDLDGNFVNKEAFLPFSAGHRVCLGERMARVELFIFFTNLLRAFTFQLPEGVKEINLEYILGAILQPHPYKLCAIPR; encoded by the exons ATGTTGGGGATTACTGAGATTTTTATAGCTCTAGTAGTGTGTCTCCTTATTCTGCAGTTCCTCAGGCTGCAATGGATGCGTACCCAGCTTCCTCCAGGACCAGTTCCCCTCCCCATCATCGGAAATTTGTGGCTGCTGGACTTCAAACTCCGCCGAGAAACTCTCAGTAAG TTAACCAACATCTACGGAAACATCTACACACTGTGGATGGGACAGACACCTCTGGTTGTGCTGAATGGATACAAAGCAGTAAAAGATGGCATTGTCACCCACTCAGAAGAAGTTTCTGGAAGACCTCTCACCCCTTTCTACAGAGATATGATGGGCGAGAAAG GTATTTTCCTGACAAATGGCCACACCTGGAAGCAGCAGAGACGCTTTGGCATGACAATTATAAGAAGTCTGGCACTTGGTAAGAACAATTTGGAGCATCAAATTCAAAGAGAGGCCTGTCACCTTGTGGATATCTTCACAAATACAGAAG GCAAACCTTTTGACCCCCACACTTCCATCGTCCATGCAATTGCAAATATCATTTGTGCTGTTGTTTTTGGTCATTGCTTCTCCAGTGAGGATGAATCTTTCAGCAAACTCATCAAAGCTATTTATTCTGTGATCTACTTTCAAGGCACTATCTGGGGCAGG CTGTACGATGCTTTCCCATGGCTCATGCACCATCTCCCAGGGCCTCATCAGGAGGTGTTTGCATACAATGACTTCATGCACAGATTAGTCATGGAGGAGGTTCAAGCCCATGAAAGACAGAACACAGATGATCCACAGGATCTCATTGACTTCTACCTGGCTCAAATAACAAAA ACCAAGGACGACCCTACTTCTACATTCAATAAAGAAAATATGGTTCAGACTGTGGTTGATCTTTTGCTAGGAGGGACAGAAACAACAAGCACCACCCTTCTCTGGGCACTGCTCTACATGGTACAATACCCAGATATACAAG AAAAGGTTCAAAGAGAGATAGAGGCTGTTCTGGAACCCTCCCATATCATCAGCTATGAGGACCGGAAGCAGCTGCCCTACACAAACGCTGTGATCCACGAGGCTCTGCGCTACAGCAACGTCACCTCCGTCGGGGTCCCTCGACAGTGCCTGAGGAGCACAACTCTGCTGGGTTTTCACATTAAAAAG GGCACGCTTGTGTTGCCAAATCTGCACTCTGTGGTCTATGACACTGAGCACTGGGCAACCCCTTGGAAGTTCAACCCAGATCATTTCCTGGACTTGGATGGCAACTTTGTGAACAAAGAGGCATTCTTACCTTTCTCAGCAG GGCACCGTGTATGTTTGGGGGAACGGATGGCACGAGTTGAACTGTTCATCTTCTTTACCAATCTCCTTCGGGCATTTACATTCCAGCTCCCTGAGGGGGTGAAGGAAATCAATCTGGAGTACATTTTGGGTGCAATACTGCAGCCACACCCATATAAACTCTGTGCTATTCCACGCTAG
- the CAPN10 gene encoding calpain-10, with protein sequence MLGEKKQLMVARDLYTDPTFPASDTSIFFNYCTPLAQFRGEISWLRPKDICSSPRLFSNNLQDVQVKQGILGDCWFLCACVALQKSKYLLNKVIPPGQPSWTDESYQGCFTCRVWQFGHWVEVTIDDRLPCLGGKLCFSQCQTEDLFWLPLLEKAYAKVHGSYEQLWAGQVADALVDLTGGIAERWTLKDPGENVEKEKTGMVLEKAVFRRLMNLKEQCVISCSVLNSRQGASELGEFHAFIVIDTLNLSEVSGKEIFLLRIRNPWGRRCWKGPWCEGGQGWNQLDPVVASELLSQIQEGEFWVDEEEFFREFDEITVGFPVNEEGQLQSLHTEKVLYHSQNLFGSWVRGQSAGGCRNNSSFPTNPKFWLRVCESSEVCIALLQKHRKYSTDWAGRIQKPTRLAEENPSLTEGIQGKNYQAVGLHVWKVEKKRFNLPKTLSAPPVVGTVCHSYDREVHVCCDLSPGFYLVVPSTFLKDAVGNFLLRVFSTGRISLSELKPPPMDGALCEELPAGEWETVQLHGCWKNGLNAGGSRNFPSFHTNPCFPLSVPAGAGKSSVKVTLRQHCLDSKCCPIGFHIFQVPNSSWKPQTTSFVHLEPLVSCVPHCYSQEVSRLCRLPAGSYVIIPSTYLPNTEGNFTVVIATKIDRKRIHSQETLGQVLQEVSFTTVMKR encoded by the exons ATGCTGGGAGAGAAAAAGCAGTTAATGGTGGCAAGAGACCTTTACACAGACCCCACGTTCCCGGCCAGTGATACCTCCATATTCTTTAATTATTGTACCCCGCTGGCCCAATTCAGAGGCGAGATATCTTGGTTGAGACCTAAG GACATTTGTTCCTCTCCTCGGTTATTTTCAAACAATCTGCAGGATGTGCAAGTAAAacaaggaattttgggggactgTTGGTTCCTGTGTGCCTGTGTAGCTTTGCAGAAGAGCAAATACTTACTGAACAAG GTGATCCCTCCAGGCCAGCCCAGCTGGACAGATGAGTCCTACCAAGGCTGCTTCACGTGCCGGGTGTGGCAGTTTGGCCACTGGGTGGAAGTGACCATTGATGATCGCCTGCCTTGCCTTGGGGGCAAACTCTGCTTTTCCCAGTGTCAGACAGAGGATTTGTTTTGGCTTCCACTCCTGGAAAAAGCTTATGCAAA agTGCATGGATCTTATGAGCAGTTGTGGGCAGGACAGGTGGCAGATGCTTTGGTTGATCTGACTGGAGGAATTGCTGAAAGATGGACCCTGAAAGACCCTGGGGAAAATGTGGAGAAAGAGAAGACTGGCATGGTTTTGGAGAAAGCAGTGTTTAGAAGATTAATGAATCTGAAGGAACAGTGTGTAATAAGCTGTTCAGTCCTCAACTCCAGACAAG gtGCAAGTGAACTAGGAGAATTTCATGCCTTTATTGTGATAGACACTTTGAATCTCTCTGAAGTGTCAGGCAAGGAAATCTTCCTGCTACGAATACGAAATCCTTGGGGGAGGCGGTGCTGGAAAGGGCCTTGGTGTGAGGG TGGTCAAGGATGGAACCAGCTAGATCCAGTAGTTGCTTCAGAACTCCTCTCACAGATCCAAGAAGGAGAATTCTGGGTTGATGAAGAAGAATTTTTCAGGGAATTTGATGAGATTACTGTGGGCTTTCCAGTCAATGAGGAAGGACAACTTCAGAGCCTCCATACAG AGAAAGTGCTGTATCACTCTCAGAATCTCTTTGGATCCTGGGTGAGAGGCCAGTCTGCAGGTGGCTGCCGCAACAACAGCAGCTTCCCTACCAACCCCAAGTTCTGGCTGAGGGTGTGTGAGTCCAGTGAGGTGTGcattgctctgctgcagaagcacagGAAATACAGCACTGACTGGGCTGGAAGGATTCAGAAGCCAACTCGTTTAGCAGAGGAAAATCCATCTTTGACTGAAGGCATACAGGGAAAGAATTACCAGGCTGTGGGATTGCATGTCTGGAAG GTGGAGAAGAAACGATTTAACCTTCCAAAGAccctctctgctcctccagTTGTAGGTACTGTCTGCCATTCCTACGACAGAGAAGTCCATGTGTGCTGTGACCTTTCACCTGGCTTTTATCTTGTTGTTCCCAGCACTTTTCTGAAAGATGCAGTAGGGAATTTCTTGCTTCGTGTATTTTCAACGGGAAGGATCTCTCTCAG TGAACTAAAGCCACCACCCATGGATGGTGCCCTCTGTGAAGAACTCCCAGCTGGTGAATGGGAGACAGTGCAGCTGCATGGATGCTGGAAGAATGGGCTAAATGCTGGAGGTAGCAGGAACTTCCCCTCCTTCCATACCAATCCCTGCTTTCCCCTCTCcgttcctgcaggagcagggaaaagcagTGTGAAAGTCACCCTCCGTCAGCACTGCCTGGATAGCAAGTGTTGTCCAATAGGTTTCCATATTTTCCAG GTGCCTAACAGCAGCTGGAAACCACAAACTACTTCTTTTGTACATTTGGAGCCACTGGTGAGCTGTGTTCCTCACTGCTATTCCCAGGAAGTCAGCCGACTCTGCAGGCTTCCTGCAGGAAGTTATGTCATCATACCTTCTACGTACTTGCCCAACACAGAAGGCAATTTTACAGTGGTCATAGCAACCAAAATAGACAG GAAGCGCATTCACAgccaggagacacttggacagGTGTTGCAAGAG GTTTCCTTTACAACTGTGATGAAAAGGTAG